A genomic segment from Limibacillus halophilus encodes:
- a CDS encoding DUF1761 family protein, translating to MPTAIEPLNLLAVAVGTIVAFLFGWLVYSPKVFGKGWAEGSGVALGQGSEMPYFAMASQLVALALLSLVIGLLAAQAAFWTAILAILAAMMFVVSAGAFLKKSTYAMLVDGGYILGSGVLMILIQAVL from the coding sequence ATGCCCACTGCAATAGAGCCGTTGAATCTTCTTGCCGTCGCCGTTGGAACCATCGTTGCGTTCCTGTTTGGTTGGCTGGTCTATAGCCCAAAGGTTTTCGGCAAGGGTTGGGCCGAGGGGTCGGGCGTAGCGCTTGGCCAAGGTTCGGAGATGCCGTACTTCGCCATGGCCAGTCAATTGGTGGCGCTTGCGCTGCTATCGCTGGTGATCGGCCTCCTGGCGGCGCAGGCTGCGTTCTGGACAGCGATCCTGGCAATCCTGGCCGCGATGATGTTCGTCGTCTCCGCAGGCGCATTCCTCAAGAAATCCACTTATGCGATGCTCGTCGACGGCGGCTATATCCTTGGCTCCGGCGTCCTGATGATCCTGATCCAGGCAGTCCTCTGA
- a CDS encoding lysine--tRNA ligase, with the protein MSNERELAQEARAWPFEEARKLVERIGGKTPEKGYVLFETGYGPSGLPHIGTFGEVVRTTMVRQAFQRLSDVPTRLFCFSDDMDGLRKVPENVPNKEMLREHLNKPLTRIPDPFGTHESFGHHNNARLRAFLDSFGFEYEFQSSTDWYFAGKFDKALLDVLRHYDEIMEIMLPSLREERQQTYSPFLPICPKTGHVLQVPILERNVDAGTIVFEDESGRKVELPVTGGNCKLQWKPDWGMRWYALGVDYEMSGKDLIDSVKLAGRICDAMGGRKPDGFNYELFLDEKGQKISKSKGNGLSVDEWLTYAPPESLALFMYHKPRAAKKLFFDVIPKTVDEYLTFLEKFPDETPERQIENPIWHIHNGEAPGTTCPLSFGLLLNLASVANTEDRTVIWGFIERYFPGTTPENTPLLDRLVSYALVYYRDFVLPHKAYRAVNDVDRAAFTDLVSVLEALPADASAEDIQTQVYEVGKRHPFESLRHWFKALYEVLLGQEQGPRMGSFIALYGRENFLSLIKRALAGEDLSK; encoded by the coding sequence ATGTCCAACGAGCGCGAACTGGCCCAGGAGGCCCGCGCATGGCCCTTCGAGGAAGCGCGTAAGCTAGTCGAGCGCATCGGAGGAAAAACGCCGGAGAAAGGCTACGTTCTCTTCGAGACCGGCTATGGACCGTCCGGACTGCCTCATATCGGCACCTTCGGCGAAGTCGTGCGCACCACCATGGTGCGCCAGGCGTTTCAGCGCCTATCGGATGTTCCCACGCGTCTGTTCTGCTTTTCCGATGATATGGACGGCCTGCGAAAGGTGCCCGAAAACGTTCCCAACAAGGAAATGCTGCGCGAGCATCTGAACAAGCCCTTGACCCGGATACCCGACCCCTTCGGCACGCACGAGAGTTTTGGCCATCACAACAATGCCAGACTGCGCGCCTTCCTGGACTCCTTCGGTTTCGAGTATGAGTTCCAATCCTCGACGGATTGGTACTTCGCGGGAAAGTTCGACAAGGCCCTGTTAGACGTGCTGCGTCATTATGACGAGATCATGGAGATCATGCTGCCCAGTCTGCGCGAGGAGCGGCAGCAGACCTACAGTCCTTTCCTGCCGATATGCCCCAAGACCGGGCATGTCCTGCAGGTTCCGATCCTGGAGCGCAACGTCGATGCCGGAACCATCGTTTTCGAGGATGAAAGCGGCCGGAAGGTCGAATTGCCGGTCACCGGCGGCAACTGCAAGCTGCAGTGGAAGCCCGACTGGGGTATGCGATGGTATGCGCTGGGCGTCGATTACGAAATGTCCGGCAAGGACCTGATTGATTCAGTGAAGTTGGCAGGCCGCATTTGCGATGCAATGGGTGGGCGCAAGCCCGACGGCTTCAACTACGAACTGTTCCTGGATGAAAAGGGCCAGAAGATTTCCAAATCGAAGGGCAACGGTCTTTCGGTGGACGAGTGGCTGACCTATGCGCCGCCCGAGAGCCTGGCGCTCTTCATGTATCACAAGCCGCGCGCCGCCAAGAAGCTGTTCTTCGATGTCATCCCGAAGACCGTGGACGAATATCTGACCTTCCTGGAAAAGTTTCCCGACGAAACCCCGGAGCGCCAGATTGAAAACCCAATCTGGCATATTCACAACGGTGAGGCGCCCGGAACGACCTGTCCCTTGTCGTTCGGCTTGTTGCTGAATCTAGCCAGTGTGGCCAACACCGAAGATCGGACGGTGATCTGGGGCTTTATCGAGCGTTACTTCCCCGGCACCACGCCGGAGAATACGCCATTGTTGGACCGCTTGGTTTCCTACGCGCTGGTTTATTACCGGGATTTCGTGTTGCCGCATAAGGCCTACCGCGCAGTCAACGATGTCGACCGGGCGGCCTTTACCGATCTTGTATCGGTCCTGGAAGCCTTGCCCGCCGACGCGAGCGCCGAGGATATCCAGACACAGGTCTATGAAGTCGGCAAACGCCATCCCTTCGAATCCCTGCGGCATTGGTTCAAGGCGCTTTACGAAGTGCTGTTGGGGCAGGAGCAGGGGCCGCGCATGGGTTCCTTCATAGCCCTCTACGGTCGCGAGAATTTCCTCTCGCTGATCAAACGGGCTCTGGCGGGTGAGGACCTCAGCAAGTAG
- a CDS encoding RNA polymerase sigma factor, translating into MTQYPDWTASDIEKLFGSNKGAWDRFVRDHAPLVFAAVRRKLVPAGKGHEAEDVAQDVFLKLVRGDFKLLRGFDPERAKLSTWLTVIATTTAIDHLRRHARPTQDIDALPEGLLSVEAKEYVWINIPEGLLSPRQALVLELLYKQELEVQEAAAFLKVDPQTVRSTHHKALLKLRQHFATQDESSGG; encoded by the coding sequence ATGACGCAGTATCCCGATTGGACGGCCAGCGACATAGAGAAGCTCTTCGGCAGCAATAAGGGTGCCTGGGATCGTTTCGTGCGTGACCACGCACCGCTGGTCTTTGCCGCCGTGCGCCGCAAACTCGTCCCGGCGGGTAAGGGTCATGAAGCCGAGGACGTGGCCCAGGATGTCTTTTTGAAGCTGGTGCGCGGCGATTTCAAACTCTTGCGCGGTTTCGATCCAGAGCGGGCGAAATTGTCCACGTGGCTGACGGTCATCGCGACCACGACCGCCATCGACCACTTGCGACGCCATGCGAGGCCTACCCAGGATATCGATGCCTTGCCGGAAGGGCTGCTGTCGGTGGAGGCGAAGGAGTATGTCTGGATCAACATTCCCGAAGGGTTGCTTTCACCGCGTCAGGCGCTGGTTCTAGAGCTTCTGTATAAGCAGGAGTTGGAAGTACAGGAGGCAGCGGCCTTTCTGAAAGTCGATCCGCAGACGGTCAGATCGACGCACCACAAAGCGCTGCTGAAGTTGCGGCAGCATTTTGCAACCCAAGACGAATCTTCTGGGGGATGA
- a CDS encoding ATP-dependent DNA helicase, whose product MGLPPTAALVAGFRRAIWLTPDGEIEELDRLKARRRCDKAPPILCHAPATARRLGLESLAAYDVLELFAFVRPARSCAPTPRGLAIALGQDLPTNLAEQALSLPRAAALLLNEAAGMETKDRREAAAVAWTMARGGWLWGPYVLAALGYGQDRDLTGDRAVQRALESWHRLAPWSEHAPEQPPGQQAVSPQEARERLRDILGDGAEQRSAQADYAAAAAEVFQPRAEADQPNVLLAEAGTGVGKTLGYLAPASVWAEKNDGTVWVSTFTRNLQQQIDSELGRLYPDLTTKSRRVVVRKGRENYLCLLNFEEAVNQLANRPQEIVAVGLMARWVAHSRDGDMVGGDFPGWLPDIVGRQRTLGLTDRRGECIYSACPHYNRCFIEKSVRRAKRARIVIANHALVMIQAALGGNDEERLPTRYVFDEGHHLFDAADSAFSAHLSGQETRELRRWLLGADASGRSAGRLRGLKRRVEDLIVDDQAALEWLDDALRAARALPAVGWLKRIVEAEPQGPVEGFLAQLRRQVLARSERVSDPYSIECSPHPLDPDLIPAAERLQAALAQLAQPLSRIMKSLAKRLSDEHSEDLESETRRRIDALVRSLERRCLMPLAAWNALLDALREGVTPKEFVDSFLVERIEGRDLDIGAHRHFIDPTKPLAEAVYRRAHGLLITSATLTDGSEDVEDDWRAAEARSGTQHLEVPAWRAQMPSPFDYPAQTKVLIVNDVRKDDMAQVAAAYRALFQASQGGALGLFTAISRLRAVHERIAGPLEQSGLPLYAQHVDRLDTSTLVEIFRAETDSCLLGTDAVRDGVDVPGRALRLIVFDRVPWPRPSLVHKARREYFGKRRYEDMLTRLRLKQAFGRLIRRAGDHGVFVLLDPMMPSRLLGAFPKDVSVARVGLAEAVSVTQEFLANPPDQS is encoded by the coding sequence ATGGGACTACCCCCCACGGCGGCGCTGGTGGCCGGATTTCGGCGTGCGATCTGGTTGACGCCCGACGGCGAGATCGAAGAACTGGATCGCCTGAAGGCGCGCAGGCGTTGCGACAAAGCACCACCCATTCTATGCCATGCGCCGGCCACCGCACGTCGATTGGGACTCGAAAGCTTGGCGGCCTATGACGTGTTGGAGCTCTTCGCCTTCGTCCGCCCGGCCAGAAGCTGTGCACCGACACCGCGCGGCCTCGCGATTGCTCTAGGCCAGGACTTGCCGACCAATTTGGCTGAACAGGCTCTATCGCTGCCACGCGCCGCCGCCCTACTGCTAAACGAGGCGGCCGGCATGGAGACCAAGGATCGCCGGGAGGCGGCGGCAGTTGCCTGGACCATGGCGCGTGGAGGGTGGCTCTGGGGCCCTTACGTGCTGGCCGCATTGGGGTATGGACAGGATCGCGATCTGACAGGCGACAGGGCCGTGCAGCGGGCGCTGGAAAGCTGGCACCGGCTGGCGCCTTGGTCCGAGCATGCTCCGGAGCAACCGCCCGGCCAGCAGGCCGTCAGCCCGCAGGAAGCGCGCGAGCGCCTGCGGGATATCCTGGGCGACGGCGCAGAACAACGCAGCGCTCAGGCCGACTACGCCGCCGCCGCCGCCGAGGTGTTCCAGCCACGTGCCGAAGCCGATCAACCCAACGTGCTTCTGGCGGAGGCCGGAACAGGTGTGGGAAAGACCCTGGGATACCTGGCGCCCGCAAGCGTCTGGGCGGAGAAGAACGACGGCACTGTTTGGGTATCGACCTTCACACGAAACCTGCAGCAGCAGATCGACTCTGAGCTTGGCCGCCTCTATCCGGACCTGACGACGAAGTCGCGCCGGGTTGTCGTCCGCAAAGGGCGCGAGAACTACCTCTGCCTGCTGAATTTCGAAGAGGCGGTGAACCAGTTGGCCAACCGCCCCCAGGAGATCGTGGCGGTCGGATTGATGGCGCGTTGGGTCGCGCACAGCCGCGACGGCGATATGGTCGGCGGCGACTTTCCCGGCTGGCTACCCGACATCGTCGGCAGACAAAGAACGCTCGGCCTGACGGACCGGCGCGGCGAATGCATCTATTCCGCCTGCCCGCACTACAACCGCTGTTTTATCGAGAAGTCGGTACGGCGAGCGAAGCGGGCACGCATTGTCATTGCCAATCATGCCCTGGTGATGATCCAGGCGGCACTCGGCGGGAATGACGAGGAGCGCCTGCCGACCCGTTACGTCTTTGACGAGGGTCATCATCTTTTCGATGCTGCCGATAGCGCTTTTTCCGCTCACCTCTCCGGCCAGGAAACACGCGAACTACGGCGTTGGCTGCTGGGCGCCGATGCCAGCGGACGCAGCGCCGGACGACTGCGCGGTCTGAAGCGGCGGGTCGAGGACCTGATCGTCGACGATCAAGCAGCGCTCGAATGGTTGGATGACGCCCTGCGTGCGGCGCGCGCCTTGCCCGCCGTAGGGTGGCTCAAGCGTATCGTTGAAGCCGAGCCTCAGGGGCCGGTAGAAGGGTTCCTGGCGCAGCTTCGCCGCCAGGTTCTGGCACGCAGCGAGCGGGTCAGCGACCCCTATAGCATCGAGTGCAGCCCGCATCCGCTTGACCCCGATCTCATTCCGGCCGCCGAACGCCTGCAGGCCGCACTCGCACAACTGGCGCAGCCACTAAGCCGCATTATGAAAAGCCTCGCAAAACGGCTTTCCGATGAACATAGCGAAGACCTGGAAAGCGAAACGAGACGGCGCATCGACGCTCTGGTGCGCAGTTTGGAGCGCCGCTGCCTCATGCCGCTGGCCGCTTGGAACGCGCTACTCGACGCCCTGCGCGAAGGGGTGACGCCCAAGGAGTTCGTCGATAGCTTCCTGGTCGAGCGAATCGAGGGCCGCGATCTCGATATAGGCGCGCACCGGCATTTCATAGATCCGACCAAACCCCTTGCCGAGGCAGTTTATCGCCGGGCGCATGGCCTTCTGATCACGTCGGCCACGCTGACGGACGGTAGCGAGGACGTGGAAGATGATTGGCGCGCGGCCGAGGCCAGGAGCGGCACGCAGCATCTTGAGGTGCCGGCGTGGCGGGCGCAGATGCCCTCGCCCTTCGACTATCCCGCGCAAACCAAGGTCCTGATCGTCAATGACGTCCGCAAGGATGATATGGCGCAGGTCGCCGCCGCTTACCGGGCTTTGTTCCAGGCCTCGCAAGGTGGCGCGCTGGGCCTCTTCACGGCGATCAGTCGTTTGCGCGCGGTCCATGAGCGCATCGCAGGGCCGCTGGAACAAAGCGGCTTGCCGCTCTATGCACAGCACGTCGATCGACTGGATACCTCGACATTGGTGGAGATCTTCCGCGCCGAAACGGATTCTTGCTTGTTGGGCACCGATGCCGTGCGGGACGGTGTCGATGTCCCCGGCCGTGCTCTTCGCCTCATCGTATTCGACCGCGTTCCCTGGCCTCGACCCTCATTGGTGCATAAGGCCCGTCGAGAGTATTTCGGCAAGCGTCGATATGAGGACATGCTGACGCGTTTAAGGCTCAAGCAAGCCTTTGGACGTTTGATTCGGCGCGCAGGGGATCATGGGGTTTTCGTGCTGCTCGATCCGATGATGCCCTCACGCTTACTGGGCGCCTTCCCCAAGGACGTGTCGGTGGCGCGTGTCGGACTGGCCGAAGCCGTTTCGGTTACCCAGGAGTTCCTCGCCAACCCGCCGGATCAGTCTTAA
- a CDS encoding Spy/CpxP family protein refolding chaperone has product MNKSRFLWLLLIGSLALNVFFVGGALYYRSMAGHLRGNPEARIEYLRDRLNLTDMQVEELGNLRRTMQELREGREESRAERRRDLWALMVKPELDRDALRAIMLKAQDERVERWMEMAEIMHRYLADLSPEQRAAFVEMAQDRDFFRRFMGRDHRGH; this is encoded by the coding sequence ATGAACAAAAGTCGTTTCTTGTGGCTGTTGCTGATCGGGTCCCTAGCGCTCAACGTATTCTTCGTCGGCGGTGCGCTTTACTACCGTTCGATGGCCGGCCATCTGCGCGGAAACCCGGAAGCGCGGATAGAATATTTGAGAGACCGCCTGAATCTCACGGATATGCAAGTCGAAGAACTTGGCAATCTGCGCCGCACCATGCAGGAGCTCCGGGAGGGGCGCGAGGAGAGCCGCGCCGAGCGCCGTCGCGATCTCTGGGCACTGATGGTCAAACCCGAACTGGACCGCGACGCCCTGCGGGCCATTATGCTGAAGGCTCAGGACGAGCGCGTGGAGCGCTGGATGGAGATGGCGGAAATCATGCACCGCTATCTCGCCGATCTGTCACCCGAGCAGCGGGCGGCTTTCGTGGAAATGGCACAGGATCGCGATTTCTTCCGCCGTTTCATGGGACGGGATCACCGCGGACATTGA
- a CDS encoding threonine ammonia-lyase yields the protein MVGTDGTAGMTVGVGLEDIQAAARRLKGRVRRTPILPATFQKQPVGAGDLFLKLEHLQVSGSFKARGAVNTLLSLSDDEIKRGICTASGGNHGLAVAYAGWVAGTRAVVYLPSSTPGPKADKVRAWGAEVIIEGVVWDEADAAARLRADEEGMTYVPAFSDPRVIAGQGTLGLEILEDIAELDTVVVAIGGGGLISGVATAIKALRPEIRVIGVEPTGAPTLKRSVEQGALVTLERIETAAGTLAPRTSAQINLDIIKERVDSFVLVSDAEMHEAARWLWFEYAIGSELAGAASVAAIMKGAIDMGEGRRVAAIICGAGEDGIVR from the coding sequence ATGGTTGGAACTGACGGGACAGCGGGCATGACCGTAGGTGTTGGGTTGGAGGATATTCAGGCCGCGGCGCGGCGACTAAAGGGCCGTGTGCGCCGCACACCCATTTTGCCGGCAACATTTCAGAAGCAGCCTGTTGGCGCTGGCGATCTGTTTTTGAAGTTGGAGCATCTCCAAGTATCGGGTTCCTTCAAGGCCCGCGGCGCCGTCAACACGCTTCTCAGCCTATCCGATGACGAAATCAAACGCGGTATTTGCACCGCATCGGGCGGCAATCACGGCCTGGCGGTGGCCTATGCAGGTTGGGTGGCGGGGACTAGAGCCGTTGTCTACCTGCCAAGCTCAACGCCTGGACCAAAGGCCGACAAGGTGCGCGCCTGGGGCGCTGAAGTGATCATTGAAGGAGTGGTTTGGGACGAAGCCGACGCAGCCGCGCGCCTGCGCGCGGACGAGGAAGGCATGACATACGTTCCCGCCTTTTCCGATCCTCGTGTCATTGCGGGGCAAGGCACGCTGGGCCTGGAAATACTGGAGGACATAGCCGAGTTGGACACGGTGGTGGTCGCGATCGGTGGCGGTGGACTCATCTCCGGTGTAGCGACCGCCATTAAGGCTTTGCGCCCAGAGATCAGGGTGATCGGGGTCGAGCCAACCGGCGCGCCGACCCTTAAGCGCAGCGTCGAGCAGGGTGCGTTGGTCACGTTGGAGCGTATCGAGACGGCTGCTGGAACGCTGGCACCGCGCACTTCGGCACAGATCAATCTCGATATCATCAAGGAACGGGTCGATAGCTTTGTTTTGGTCAGCGATGCGGAGATGCATGAAGCGGCCCGCTGGCTTTGGTTCGAATATGCGATCGGCAGTGAGTTGGCCGGGGCCGCCTCGGTCGCCGCCATCATGAAGGGCGCTATCGATATGGGCGAAGGCCGACGCGTTGCGGCCATCATTTGCGGTGCGGGCGAGGACGGGATTGTCCGATGA
- a CDS encoding branched-chain amino acid aminotransferase, translating to MKPIHFVNGGWKSGNPAIIGPMDHVMWMASTVFDGARAFDNLVPDLDQHCQRLVNSANNFGLKAILTAPEIQELCLDGVSRFKKGSELYIRPMFFAESGFVSPDPESTRFCLSVYEAPLPKPKGMSVTLSSFRRPSPNMAPTLAKASCLYPASGMALREASAKGFDNAVVLDAIGNVAELATANIWMVKDGAAHTPIPNGTFLNGVTRQRVAGLLSKAGIKVHERSITYPELCDADELFTTGNYGKVMPITRIEKRDLQPGPVYARARDLYWSYAHGDA from the coding sequence ATGAAGCCTATACATTTTGTGAACGGCGGCTGGAAGTCGGGCAATCCGGCGATCATTGGACCGATGGATCACGTAATGTGGATGGCCTCGACGGTCTTTGACGGCGCCCGGGCCTTTGACAATCTGGTCCCGGACCTGGATCAGCACTGCCAACGGCTTGTGAACTCGGCAAACAACTTTGGACTGAAAGCAATCCTCACCGCACCGGAGATTCAGGAGCTCTGCCTGGATGGCGTCAGCCGCTTCAAGAAGGGCTCGGAGCTATACATCCGCCCAATGTTCTTTGCCGAATCCGGCTTCGTGTCCCCCGACCCGGAATCGACACGCTTTTGTCTGTCGGTTTATGAGGCGCCGCTGCCCAAACCGAAAGGCATGTCCGTCACCCTCTCTTCGTTCCGCCGCCCGTCACCCAACATGGCGCCGACCCTGGCCAAGGCGTCCTGTCTTTATCCCGCATCCGGCATGGCGCTCAGGGAAGCCTCCGCGAAGGGTTTTGACAACGCCGTGGTTCTGGACGCCATCGGCAATGTGGCGGAGCTGGCGACCGCAAATATCTGGATGGTGAAGGACGGCGCCGCGCACACTCCCATTCCCAACGGCACCTTCCTGAACGGCGTGACGCGTCAACGGGTCGCTGGCCTGCTCAGCAAAGCCGGAATCAAGGTTCATGAGCGCAGCATCACCTACCCTGAGCTCTGCGATGCGGACGAGCTTTTCACCACCGGTAACTACGGCAAAGTCATGCCGATCACCCGCATCGAGAAACGCGACCTGCAACCCGGTCCGGTCTATGCCCGCGCCCGCGATCTTTACTGGTCCTACGCCCACGGCGACGCCTGA
- a CDS encoding AEC family transporter, which produces MSAVIEVVLPVFGIILAGFLCGWRRLLGEDSSRALNGFVFYVALPALFFLAMARLELDDPSLVPFTLTLTGAMVIPFAFIVVLARQFLGYRLGEVSMHGLSGVFANTGYMGIPLLLTAYGEPGVLPGVVATVFNGAVVIGLGTAVMEIHRSEKSGFLPLFKTAGGGLARNPLVLSAVAGLVVGQLKIPLPAALVTFCEILGGAVGPCALFAMGLFLVGRSVTRGALEVAWLTIVKLLISPLIAWVLAFHVFDMDPLWAASSVILSALPLGALVFILAQQYEIYVQRATAVILVSTLCSVVTLSIVMNYLGVD; this is translated from the coding sequence ATGTCAGCGGTCATTGAAGTTGTCCTTCCGGTCTTCGGTATCATTCTCGCGGGGTTCCTCTGTGGTTGGAGGCGCTTGCTCGGCGAAGACAGCAGTCGCGCCTTGAACGGCTTTGTCTTTTACGTGGCTTTACCGGCGTTGTTTTTCCTCGCCATGGCGCGTCTCGAACTCGACGATCCCTCTCTGGTTCCCTTCACGTTGACATTGACCGGAGCGATGGTCATTCCCTTCGCCTTCATCGTTGTGTTGGCGCGTCAGTTCCTTGGCTATCGCCTGGGCGAGGTCAGTATGCATGGCCTGTCGGGAGTCTTCGCCAATACCGGCTACATGGGAATCCCGCTGCTGCTCACGGCTTACGGTGAGCCTGGGGTGCTGCCGGGTGTCGTGGCGACGGTCTTTAACGGAGCGGTGGTCATCGGTCTTGGAACCGCGGTTATGGAAATCCACCGCAGCGAGAAAAGCGGCTTTCTACCTTTGTTCAAAACCGCTGGCGGCGGTTTGGCCCGCAATCCGCTGGTTCTTTCGGCCGTTGCCGGACTGGTCGTGGGTCAGTTGAAAATTCCCCTACCTGCGGCGTTGGTCACCTTCTGCGAAATTCTGGGGGGCGCGGTTGGTCCTTGCGCTCTTTTCGCCATGGGACTGTTTTTAGTTGGCCGCTCGGTGACACGTGGTGCTTTGGAAGTGGCTTGGCTGACGATCGTGAAGCTGCTGATCTCACCTTTGATTGCTTGGGTTCTGGCATTTCACGTTTTTGATATGGATCCACTGTGGGCGGCGTCCTCGGTGATTCTCTCGGCGCTTCCCTTGGGAGCCCTGGTTTTCATTCTGGCCCAGCAGTACGAAATTTATGTTCAGCGGGCGACCGCAGTCATCCTCGTCTCAACGCTTTGCTCCGTCGTGACCCTTTCCATTGTCATGAATTATCTAGGCGTCGATTAA
- a CDS encoding DUF952 domain-containing protein, with protein MVNKRIYHICRIDEWAAAEAEGRYLGSSQDRADGFIHFSRAEQVEASAAKHRAGQDNLVLIAVDPARLGDALKWEPSRGGHLFPHLYGPLPLTAVIRTWPLHLDAEERHLFPEAY; from the coding sequence ATGGTGAACAAACGCATCTATCATATCTGTCGCATTGACGAATGGGCGGCCGCAGAAGCGGAAGGCCGCTATCTCGGCTCATCGCAAGATCGGGCCGATGGCTTCATCCATTTTTCCAGAGCCGAACAGGTTGAGGCGAGCGCGGCAAAGCACCGCGCCGGACAGGATAATCTGGTGTTGATCGCCGTCGATCCGGCGCGGCTTGGTGATGCCTTGAAATGGGAGCCGTCGCGCGGTGGTCATTTGTTCCCGCACCTTTATGGCCCGCTACCCTTGACGGCGGTTATCCGAACCTGGCCATTGCATCTGGATGCCGAAGAGCGACACCTGTTTCCGGAGGCTTACTGA